One genomic window of Paramormyrops kingsleyae isolate MSU_618 chromosome 22, PKINGS_0.4, whole genome shotgun sequence includes the following:
- the LOC111856325 gene encoding CCN family member 1 — protein sequence MEKIFYVSIFTLGTFSLVGAGCPTVCKCPALAAICPPGVSLVLDKCSCCKVCAAQLNQDCGASRPCDHHKGLECNNGNGATHESGICRARQEGRTCEFRGSIYQHGESFQSGCKHHCTCVDGGIGCMSLCPTLKPRATPSCPFPRLVKVPGQCCPSLKCHKGVLSLPAAGQPPSSYPYKKDKALDNEILDPGKDWEKKRIYKHLGEWKHSASHCVVQVTDWSQCSRSCGLGVSSRVTNDNTRCKPVKETRLCILRPCGTRPPPTKMVKKCSRTHQPAQPVHLSYGGCRSVQPYLPGYCGDCADGRCCSPHHTLTQPVLFACADGKRLEHDVTFVRSCKCSESCDHPNRAGPVSRRRVHGDTKRFTN from the exons GTGGGGGCAGGCTGCCCCACTGTATGTAAGTGCCCAGCATTGGCTGCCATCTGCCCCCCGGGGGTGAGCTTGGTGCTGGACAAGTGCAGCTGTTGCAAGGTATGCGCAGCACAGCTGAATCAGGACTGCGGAGCATCGCGGCCCTGCGATCACCACAAGGGACTGGAGTGTAACAATGGGAACGGCGCCACACACGAAAGCGGCATCTGCAGGG cGAGGCAGGAGGGCCGGACCTGTGAATTCAGAGGCAGCATTTACCAGCATGGTGAGAGCTTCCAGTCGGGCTGCAAGCACCACTGCACCTGTGTGGATGGGGGGATCGGATGCATGTCCCTCTGCCCAACCCTCAAGCCCCGTGCCACGCCCTCCTGTCCCTTCCCCCGCCTGGTGAAGGTGCCAGGGCAATGCTGTCCTTCACTTAAGTGCCACAAGGGGGTGCTGTCTCTGCCTGCAGCTGGTCAGCCGCCGTCTTCATACCCGTACAAAAAGGACAAAGCGCTTGACAATGAGATTTTGGATCCTGGGAAAGACTGGGAGAAAAAGCGGATCTACAAACACCTGGGAG AATGGAAGCACTCTGCCAGTCATTGTGTTGTCCAGGTAACAGACTGGTCCCAGTGCTCGCGAAGCTGTGGGCTGGGTGTGTCCTCCCGCGTCACCAATGACAACACGCGGTGCAAGCCGGTGAAAGAGACACGACTGTGCATCCTGCGGCCTTGTGGGACACGCCCCCCCCCGACCAAG ATGGTGAAGAAATGCTCACGCACCCACCAACCAGCACAGCCCGTTCATCTATCTTACGGCGGCTGCCGCAGCGTGCAGCCATACCTGCCCGGATACTGCGGCGACTGCGCAGACGGCCGCTGCTgctccccccaccacacactCACCCAGCCCGTGCTCTTCGCCTGCGCAGATGGCAAGCGGCTGGAGCATGACGTCACTTTCGTGCGCTCCTGCAAGTGCtcagagtcatgtgaccacccAAACAGGGCTGGTCCCGTGTCCCGGCGCCGGGTTCACGGAGACACCAAAAGGTTCACCAACTAG